CCGGGCAGTGCGCAACTGACATTGACCTGCTGGTTTGTCGGGCTGGCTCTCGGGCAATTCTGCCTCGGCCCGCTTTCCGACCGTTTCGGGCGGCTGAGACCCCTCCAGATCGGGCTGTGTGTCTATATCGTCGCAACGATTATTCTCGCAATGACGCATCATTACGGGGCGTTCTGCCTGATGCGCTTCATTTCCGCGCTGGGCGGCGCGATATGCAGCGTGGCACCCCGCGCCATTGTCAGAGATGTCGCGACCGGCCGGGAGGCCGTGAAGCTGATGTCGCAACTGACCCTCGTTTTCGGGGTCGGGCCGATATTGGCGCCCAGTCTCGGCAGCCTCCTTCTGGCCCTCGGCCATTGGCGGCTGATTTTCTGGGCCTGCGTCATCGCAGCGTCACTCCTGCTGCTGGGATCCTTCTACATAATGCGCGAAACCCTCCCGCCGGAACGCCGCTTTGCGATCATGCCGTCGGAAGTGCTGCAACGCTATCTGTCCCTATTGCGGGAGCCGGTTTTCCTCTCCACGACATTGCTGACAAGTTTCTGCAGCTTTGTCATGTTCGCCTATCTCGCCAATGCACCGCAATTATTTGAGCATATATTGGCCTTCACCCCGCGGGAATTCGCGATTTTCTTCGGCGTCAATGCGGGGGGCTTCATTCTTGCAACCCAGATTAACGGGCGGCTGGCCCGGCGCTTCAGTTATGTCCGCGTCATGGAGGCGGGTATCTTCCTCTGCCTTTTCAGCGCCCTGGCCCTTCTCGCCGCGAGTGAAAGCCATCTGGTCGGGACGCATAATCCCTGGCCTGTCTGCGTCACATTGGTGGCCACCACTTTCTTCCTCGGATTTATCAGTCCCAATGCAGGCGTGATGGCTTTGGCGCATCACGGGCATCAGGCGGGCGCGGCTGCAGCCCTGCTGGGCACGCTCAATTTTGGTCTCGGTGGGAGTAGCGGGATCCTCATGGCTTTTCTCAATCCCCAGAAAGTATCCTCCACAGCGATTGGCATGCTGGTCGGCGTCACCGCAATCCTGCTTTGTGACGTCGTGCGGCGGCGCGCCCTCAAGGTCAATCCGCTGCCAATGCATGAAATTTAGGCCCCATCTTGATGCCGGGGCACCGACGTCAGATCTTAAATGAGGTCTGCCCCAGGCAATATGATTGTCCCTCAAAATCAGGATCACAATCATGATCAGACTCGTCTCAAAACTTCTTGCCCTGACGGCCGCTTTTTACGCGGCCATCATCGGGTATTTCTACATGAAGCAGAGCACATTTGTTTTTCCAGCCTCCCATGATGCTTTGTCGGACCCGGTGGCTGTCGGCCCGGATTTCCGGCAGGATAAGCTCGTGACCTCTGATGGGCTGGAACTTGCAGCCTGGTATCACCCACCGCGTGACCATGGGCCGGTCATACTTTATTTTCACGGTAATGCCGGGACGTTGGTCAGGCGCTCAGACCGTTTTGCGACTTTCGCGAAAATGGGATACGGCGTCTTCGCGCCGGAATATCGCGGTTACGCCACAAATCCGGGCAAACCTTCCGAGGTCAAACTCGCCTCTGACGCGGTCTCCGCCTATGGCCACCTTCGGGAGAAGGGCGTCAAATCCGCGAATATCGTGGTTGTCGGAGAATCTCTGGGCACTTATCTCGCCACGTATGTCGCCGCGCACTGCCCGGTCGGCGCATTAACGCTCGACTCGCCTTTTACCAGTGTGGCGGATGTCGGGGCGGAGCGCTTTCCCTTTCTGCCCGTGCGCACACTCATCACGGACCGCATGGAAACGCAGGGCCTGATCGGGCGTGTCAATGCGCCGCTTCTGGTAATGTACAGCGTGCAGGACAGGACAGTGCCGCCATCGCAGGCTCAACAGGTTTTCAGGTCCGCCAACGGGTCAAAACATCTTTTTGTCGCGCGCAGGGGCGGCCACTCCTCCGTATTGGAAAATGGCGGTTTCGACGCGATGAAAAATTTCATCGCCGCGCTGAACCCGTGAATATGGAAGATCTGCGCCATCCCATTGAAATCGATTTTACATCGCACCTATATCGTCGAGTTTACCGCTGCACCGCCTCCAATGATGGTAAAATGACGATGCGCGATGTAGTGTCTTGCCATATCGGTTATCTTGCGCGTTAAAAGCCCGAAACATGGATGAATGATCATCAACAGGGCGCGTCGCAAAGGGAGGGGTTATGACGGTGGAAATCAGGGTTCCGGTCTTGGGAGAGAGCGTCGTTTCCGCGACTGTCACGCGGTGGCTCAAACAACCCGGTGACACCGTCATGCGTGACGAACCGATTGCTGAGCTGGAAACGGACAAGATCAGCATTGACGTGCCTGCGCCTTGCGGCGGCGTCCTTAAAACCGTCAGCGTTGCAGCCGGCGATGATGTGCAGGTCGGCGCCATACTGGGCCATATGGAAGGGCAGGACGGGCTGAGCCTCTCGCCGCGCTCGCAGCAGGCGCAAAACGGCACGGAAAAAGCGTCAACGGCTCATGCTGCGCCGCCATCGCATTCTGAATCGACCGGTGACGCAGGGCGCCCTCCGGCGGGCAAAGCCCCCCTCCCGGCGGCTGAGAAAATGATGAAAGCCCATGACGTTGCGGCCGAGGCTGTGGATACAGGCACTGGCAAAGATGGCCGTATCACCAAAGCGGACGTCATATCCCATCTGGACAAGACACAAGGGCAGATTTCGCCCGCGCAGTCATCGAACGCTGTGCCGCAGGCAGCGTCTCTGCCGCGCGCTGAGGCTGTTTCGAGACCCGTTGAAATCGACGTCACGCCCGTCAGAGACCCGGTGATGGGCCGCGAGGAGCGCGTGCCAATGAGTCGGCTGCGCCAGACCATCGCACGCCGCTTGAAAGACGCGCAGAATACCGCCGCGATATTGACAACTTTCAATGAAATCGACATGAGCGTCGCGCGTGACCTTCGTGACACTTACCGTGGAACATTTGAGAAGAAGCACGGCGTCAAACTGGGTTATATGTCGTTCTTCGCACGTGCGGTGATCAAGGCGCTTGAAACCTTCCCGGTCTTGAATGCCGAGATCGTGGGTAACGACATTATCTACCGTCAGGATATTAATCTCGGGATTGCGGTCGGGAGTAAACGCGGCCTGGTTGTGCCGGTGATCCGCCATGCCAATGAGCTTGGCTTTGCCGAGCTTGAACGCAAAATTAAGGATTACGGCCAGAGGGCGCGCGACGGTAATCTCAAACTTCATGAATTGGCGGAGGGCACATTCACCATCACAAATGGTGGCGTTTTCGGCTCCCTCCTCTCCACGCCAATCCTCAACACCCCGCAATCGGGCATTCTTGGTATGCACGTCATTCAGGACCGCCCCATCGCCGTCAACGGGCAGGTTGTCATCCGGCCCATGATGAATGTCGCACTCTCTTATGATCATCGCATCGTTGACGGGCGTGAGGCGGTGAGTTTCCTCGTGCGGGTCAAGGAGCTGGTTGAGGATCCGCATTGTCTGTTGCTGGATATCTGACCGATGGCGCGCGTTCAGGAAAAAGGCACCGAAGCGGACGTCAAAAAACCGTCCGCGACCACCCCGGGCCTTCATGAGGAATTTGATGTTACTGTGATTGGCGCGGGGCCGGGTGGATATATCTGCGCCGTCCGTGCCGCGCAGCTCGGCCTCAAAGTATTATGCGTGGATAAACGCAAGGAGGCAGGCGGGACATGCCTCAATGTCGGGTGCATTCCCTCCAAAGCGCTGCTCCACGCGACGGAACGCCTTGTTGAAGCGCGCGATCTTTTCCCCAGAATGGGCATTCAATGTGGCGAGGTCAAAGCTGATCTCGCCGCGATGATGGCGAATAAGGACCGCATCGTTTCGGAAACCGTCAAAGGCGTCGCTTTCCTGTTCAAGAAATATCAGGTGACGTTCCGGACCGGCCACGCCTCCATCAAATCGCCGGATTGCATTGTCCTTGACGGGGAGGAGGTTCGCACAAAGCGGATCGTGATCGCCACGGGTAGTGCGCCCGCCACGCTTGGCGGCATTGAGATTGATGAGAAACAGATCGTCACCTCCACGGGCGCGCTGAAGCTCCCTCACGTGCCACGTCACCTCATTATCGTTGGCGCAGGCGTGATCGGGCTGGAACTGGGCAGTGTGTGGCGCCGTCTCGGCGCGGACGTCACCATCGTCGAATTTGCGGATCATATCGCGCCGGGTTTTGACCGGGATATGTCCAAGCAACTGGCGCGCAGCCTGCAAAAGCTCGGCATTAATTTCCGCCTCAATACCAAGGTCACGCAGGTGGATAAACGCGCGGATGGGCTTACCGTCCGCGTCAGCCCTTCAGACGCCACGGGCGCGGAGGGGGAGGAGGCGCTCTCATGCGACACGCTGCTCGTCGCGACGGGTCGTCGGCCCGTCACCGAGGGACTCGGCCTTGAGGCGTTGGATATCAAGCGTGATCAACGCGGGCACATCATTATTGACGAGAATTTCAACACATCCTGCCCCGGCATTTACGCCATCGGCGATGTTGTCCCTGGCCCCATGCTGGCTCATAAGGCGGAGGAAGAAGGTTACGCCCTGGCCAACCATCTGGCCGGTCATCCCCACCATATCCGGCGCGACCTGATCCCGGGCGTGATCTATACGCACCCGGAAGTCGCCATGGTTGGCGCGACAGAGGAAAGTTTAAAAGCGCAGAACGCCACTTATCGCGTCGGGACTTATCCATTTATGGCGAATGGCCGTGCGCGCGCCAATTGCGACACGGAGGGCAGTGTCAAAATCCTGACATGTGAGCGGACAGACACATTGCTCGGCATCCACATTATCGGCCCGTCTGCGGGCGAACTCATTGCGGAACCGGCTTTGGCCATGAATTTCGGGGCCAGCGCCGAGGATATCGCCCTCTCCTGCCACGCGCACCCGACTTTGTCGGAAGCGGTGAAGGAAGCCGCCCTCGCCGCTTTTGATCGCCCTCTGAACCTGTAGGCGCCTGAATGGGACTTCAGACTTCGAGGAAGGCGCGGCGCGGACACCACGCTTTTGCCTCTGACATGCTCGAACCAGGCGTGGACGGGCAGCCCCGAGGCTGCCCGATTTCCTCATCCATCAATCGGCGCGGAGAAGGCGCTCGCAACGAGTTCCTTCTGCTGGCGCTCATGCTCCTTCAATAACCCTGTCGCCGGAGAGGCACTGGGGAGACGCCCGTTATAAATGGGGCGCGGCGCATTATACCCGACACCATTTGCTGCCGACTCAATGTAGCGATCAACGAAGTGCCAGGCGCCACTATTCTGCGACTCTTCCTGACACCAGACGATGCGCGCATGGGGGTATGGCGCGAGCGCTTCCGCCAGCCTGTTTGTGGGGAAGGGGTAAAGCTGCTCAACGCGCACCAGCACCGCGTCCTTGACCTCATTTTCATCCCGATAAGCGGCGAGGTCGTAATAAATTTTCCCACTACAGAGAATGACGCGTTTGACGTCCGCAGCCTTAACATCGCGCGGCTCATCCTTGATGACCGTCCTGAAACGCTGGCGCGCTGAGAAATCGGCCGCAGAGGAAACGACATTTTTATGCCGCAAAAGGGATTTCGGCGTGAAGACGATCAGCGGCTTGCGGCATGGCCGGATGATCTGCCGCCGCAGCGCATGGAAGTAATTGGCCGGCGTGGAGGGCACGCAGACGCGCAGATTATTTTCAGCGCAGAGTTGAAGATATCTTTCAATCCGCGCCGATGAATGTTCCGGCCCCTGCCCCTCATAGCCATGCGGCAAAAGCAGCACCAGCCCGGAGCTGCGCAGCCATTTGACCTCACCCGAGGCGATGAACTGGTCAATAATAACCTGTGCCCCGTTGGCGAAATCCCCGAACTGCGCCTCCCACAGGACAAGCGAGTCCGGCGCCGCCAAAGTGTAGCCATATTCAAAGCCCAGCACGCCGAATTCGGACAAGAGGGAATTATAGATTTCGATGCGCGCCTGCTCGCCCCCGATATGGTTGAGGGAAACATATTCCTCTTGATTGAGCTGGTCGATCAGCACAGCGTGACGCTGGCTGAATGTGCCGCGCTGGCAATCCTCTCCCGAGAGTCGTACAGGATGGCCTTCCAGCAGGAGAGAGCCGAATGCCAGGGCTTCCCCCGTGGCCCAATCGAAACCCTCACCACTTTCAAAAGCCTTACGGCGCGCGTCGAAGAAGCGCTTGAGACGCGGATGCATTGAAAACCCGTCCGGCACACGCGTCAGGACCGCGCCGATTGATTTCAGCGTTTTGGCGGAAATCCCGGTGACAGGTTGCTCCCGCAACGGCGTGTCGGAGAGGCGCGTCGGGTCCTGACGGCAATCGAGCCAATCTTCCCGACGGGGTGTGTAACTTTTCGCCGCTTCATATTCCCGATCCATCCTCGTGAAGAAGTCGGACAAAGTACGGTCGGCTTCTTCCTGCGTGACGACGCGCTCACGCACGAGGCGCTTCGCGTAGAGTGCCCGCGTCGTTTCACGCGCGGCAATCGCCTTATACATGGTCGGCTGTGTGAAGGCAGGTTCATCACCTTCATTATGGCCGTGACGTCGGTAGGTCACGAGGTCAATCACGATATCGCTGGCAAATTGCGTGCGGAAATCCGCCGCGAGGCGGGCGCAGTAAGCCGCTGCTTCCGGCTCATCCCCATTGACGTGCAAAATCGGCGCCTGCACCGATTTGGCGATATCCGTGCAATAAAGGCCCGAATAAGCATGGGCGGACATCGTCGTAAAACCGATCTGGTTATTGATGACGAGATGAACAGTGCCACCCGTGCGATAACCGACCAGCTCCGACATGGCCATCGTCTCATATACAACGCCCTGACCGGCAAAGGCCGCATCGCCATGGATCTGAATGGCAAGATGGGCGACGCGGCTTTCGCGCCCGACACAGCCATCGAGATCCTGCAAGGCGCGCACGCGTCCGACAACGACCGGATTGACCGCTTCAAGGTGTGAGGGGTTCGGCAGGAGTGTGACGCGCATATCGCGCCCTTGAACCTGCAATGTCGCCGCCGTGCCGAGATGATATTTCACATCGCCGGAACCCTGCACATCCTGCGGTTTAAATGACCCGCCCGCAAATTCCGAGAAGATGGCCGCAAACGGCTTTTGCACGACATTCGCCATGACATTGAGGCGACCACGATGCGCCATCCCCAATGAGACGGAGCGCGTGCCATGAATAGAGGCGCGGGCCATCAAACCATGCAGGACCGGAATTGTGACTTCACTCCCTTCCAGCCCGAAACGCTTCGTGCCGCTATATCGTCGGTGGCAAAAGCTTTCGAACCCCTCAGCGGCGGTGAGCTGGGATAATATTTCCTGCTTTTGTGCAGCACTGAAGAGATGACGCCAGTTATCCGCCTCAATGCGGCTCTGCAACCATTGGCGTTTCTCAGGGTCCTGAATATGCATATATTCAAACCCGATCGGCCCGCAATAAGTCTCACGCAAGGCGGCGAGGAGGACATGCATGGTGGGCGCAGGCGTGTCCGGCAGGAGATCTTCCGCGAAATGCCCGAGATAAATCGGCCGCTCCATCTCGGCCGCCGTAAACCCGTATGAGGCGGGATCAAGATCAGCATGGATGGGGGCTGTTTTCAGATTGAGCGGGTCAAGAACCGCCTGGAAGTGCCCACGAACACGATAGGCGCGAATCAGCTCCATCGCGCGGATACTGTCCCGGGCGGCGCTGATAAGCGCACCATCGGGTGAAGCCGGGGCAGCTTCCCGCGCTTTCACGACTTCCTCATCCAGAAGGGAGGGCTTCTCTGCCCAGTCCGGCAGAGCATCCCACAACGTATCCGCACGGGCGGGACGCGCCATGGATGGTGCGGCGTCGCCATGATCCTTGGCAATATTTTCAGCCTTGCCGCCCGCCAAAGCGCCGAAGAGGGGGACGAAGGAAGGATCGACACTCGCGGGATCTGTCAGCCAGCGATTATGTAAATCCGCAAGATAGGATGCATTCGCACCATTAAGCGCATCGGGTATAAACCCATCCCTACCCATTTGAGTCAGCCCTCCCTGGCTGTTTTAACCGTCATTCCGGCAGGTCCCGAAAGGTCCCCGCCCGTTATCGCCTTTATTGTAACACGTGGTCGTTGCAAGACCACCGCGCGATACCATAATGCTTCACAGTAACGTAACGTATTTTTTGGGATTTGCGCCTGAGGTCAAGCGATAAAAGCCCCCCTCGACCTCATCATCCCGTGACTGAACGTCAAGCCCTCTCCCCTGAGGGTGACATCTTCGGATGGGACACATGCAGTTATGCACGGTGCGACGATGGGCCATAACGCCGAAATAGATGGCAAGGCGCGCAAAAGCCCGTTATGAATCGCGCCGACATTATCTCTGAGCCCTCATCAAGGGCCTGCCATTTTGACGTTGGGAAGTCGGCCGAGGTCGACCCAGGAAACAGGTTTAAGATCATGACATATAAAGTCGCGGTCGTCGGTGCGACCGGCGCGGTCGGGCGGGAATTGCTTCGTATCCTCGCTGAGCGCGATTTTCCGGCGTCGGAAGTCGCCGCACTCGCCTCCGCGCGCTCCGCGGGGCAGAAAGTCTCATTCGGGGATAAAAAGATCCTCACCGTTCAAAACCTTGAAACGTTCGACTTTACCGATTGGGATATCGCGCTCTTCTCCCCCGGCGCCGCCATCTCCGCCCTTCATGCCCCGCGCGCGGCGGCGGCTGGCTGCATCGTGATCGACAACACGTCACATTTCCGCATGGAGCCGGATGTGCCGCTGGTCGTGCCCGAGGTGAATCCCGAGGCACTCAGGAAAGCCCGCCGCAACATCATCGCAAACCCGAATTGCTCGACAGCCCAGTTGGTGCTCGCGCTGAAACCGCTGCATGATCTGTTCAGAATTCAACGCGTCGTCGTCTCGACCTACCAGGCTGTGTCCGGCGCGGGCAAGGAAGGAATGGATGAGCTGTTCGCGCAGACCAAAGGCAGCTTTGTCGGCGACGCACCGCGCATCAGCCAGTTCACGAAGCAGATCGCCTTCAATGTCATCCCACATATTGATAAATTCATGCCGGATGGCGCGACGAAGGAAGAATGGAAAATGGCGGTCGAGACGCGCAAAATTCTCGACCCGGATATCCGGTTGACGGCGACCTGCGTGCGCGTGCCGGTATTTATCGGCCATTCTGAAGCGGTGAATATCGCGTTCGAAAGTAAAATCGATCTTAAAGCCGCGCGGGAGGCCCTGCGCGCCGCTCCCGGGATTATCCTCCGTGATGAGCGGGAGGATGGCGGTTACGTCACGCCGATTGAATGTGTGGGGGAGGACGCGACTTATATTTCGCGCCTTCGTATCGATGAGACGGTTGAAAACGGGCTGGCGCTCTGGTGCGTCTCAGATAATCTGCGGAAAGGCGCGGCCTTGAATGCCGTTCAGATTGCTGAAACCCTCATATCGATGGGTCTTGTGCACCATTCATGATTGGCCATGTGCGCAACCGGTCAAATCATCACGCGGAGCCCCATTCAGAGGTCGTGGCCCCGTGAGCGGGGCGGGTGCCGCGCCTGGCCGTCTCAACAACGATGCGTCATCGTTAGCGTAACACCTGCCCTCTCGTGACTTGCCTAATGTTCAGGTCAATGCAAGATATTCGTCATGGAGACATTAGCGCGACTTGAAGACGATTTTCCACCGACCCATCGCGTCGGGTTGCTGCTCATCAATCTCGGCACACCTGATGGGACAGGATATTTTGCCGTCAGGCGCTATCTGCGTGAATTTCTCTCCGATCGCCGCGTGATCGAGGCGCCAGCGGCCATCTGGCAACCTTTGCTCCATGGCATCATCCTGCCGCGACGGCCCTTCAAAAGTGGCGCGGCCTATAAACGCATCTGGGACAAGGCGCAGGATGCAAGCCCGCTGCGTGTCATCAGCGCCGCGCAGGTGCAGAAGGTCGCGGCAAGATTGGGGCCGGATGTCGCCGTTTCAGGCGCCATGCGCTATGGCACACCATCGATAAGCCAGGGCGTCGACGCCCTCCTGAAGGCCGGGTGCGTGCGTATTGTCGCTTTCCCGCTTTATCCGCAATATAGCGCCGCCACGACGGCAACCGCGAATGATCACCTTTTCCGCACGCTCATGAAGCGGCGACATCAGCCCGCCATCAGCACAATTCCGGCTTTTCCCGATCATCCTCTTTACATCAAGGCCCTTGCATCAAGCCTGCGCGCGCACCTCGCGACCCTTTCCTACGAACCGGAGCGCATTGTGATCTCGTTTCACGGTATGCCGCAAAAATGCATCGCGCAGGGTGATCCTTATGCCGCGCATTGTGAACGCACGGCACACGCCTTGCGGGCGGAGATGGGCGCGGCGGCGGATTTCATGCCCATGACGTTTCAATCGCGCTTCGGGCCGATGGCGTGGCTTCAACCTTATACAGCGCCGTACGTTGAGGCCCTTGCACGACAGAATGTGCGCCGAATCACCGTCATCACTCCCGGCTTTCTTGCGGATTGCCTGGAGACGCTTGACGAAATCGGCAATGAACTCCGCCATCAATTTCTTCAGGCCGGAGGGCAGGATTTCAGCGTGGTGCCATGTCTCAATGCGGATGAAGAGGCGATATCCCTCATCACTTCCCTAGCCCGACCGGCGATTGAAAGCTTCTCAAACTGATCGGGGCCGACGCTGAAACTTATCCGCAAGGCGGAACTGGACGCCTTTATTTTCGCTGGCAACAAATCTGATCTCAGCACGACGAACGGGCGGGCGAACGGCACGAACGGATAAAAAAGGAGCCGGGTTATTTCGATAAAACTGGGTATCGGCATCACGACCTATAACCGCTCGGAACGCATGAAACAAACAGTGGCGGCCGTGCGCCGACACACGCAGGCGGAGCACCATCTGGTCGTTGTGGATGACGGCTCCATTGACGAGACCGCCGCAACATTGCGCGCACTTGATTGCGATTTCATCCTTGGTGGCCATCGCGGCATCGCCTGGAACAAAAATCGTGCGCTCTATTACCTGAAAGTCATGCAATCCTGTCACGTCATCATCCTGCTGGAAGATGATACTTTCCCGACAGCGGATGGTTGGGAAACTTCATGGATTGAGGCGGGCCGGAAGCTGGGACACGCAAATATCTACCTTCCGGACGTTTCGGGGGAGAAAATCATCTGCGGCGCGGGCACAGGCGCGGACCCTTTTGTCGCGACGAATGTTTCCGGGCAATGCGCCGTATTCCATCAACAGGCGCTCGATCATGTCGGCTACATGGACTCACGCTTTACGGGTTACGGATATGAACATGTTGAGCACACGCATCGCATGATCGAAACCGGATTTGGCGGCCTTATCAAAGATGAGGGTGAGGCACGTCTTCACTGCTCCTTCCTCATCCAATCTCCGCTTGAAGTGACGGAGCAGCGTACCGAACTGCCGGAGGAGGAAATCGCCCGAAGTGGCAGGATCTGGGCTCAGATCCGACATGACCCGCTTTTTCGCGTCGCGTGGCGGAATGATGCCGAACGCGCCGTGTTCCTCGCAGAGATGTACGCCGCCCGCGATTATCAGCGTGCAGAGACCGCCATCCCCTTCTGGCATCGCTGGGTGATCGGGACAGATCAGGAATTTCTCCTGCGATATGATGAAGCAGCGCTGATGATTGAGACATCTGAGGAACCGCCGGAAAACCCTGTCATCGCATTCTGCGACGGGCGGCGCCTCCATTTTATGCTCAAATCGGCGGAGGGGCTGGTATTTCTCGTGCCGTCCCTGGAGGGCGATCTGAATTTTACGCCGCAATCGACACCAACGCCCGGCGTGGAGCTGACAATTGGCCGCGGGCATCGCCGCGCCGTGACAATATGGCGCGAAGGTCTTCCGCTCACTTATCAGGAGGGTGACGGCGCCCGGCTTGTCATGGCCACCGGGCAAGAGGATCACGGCGCTTTCATATTTCTGCGTTATGACCACATAGCCCCGAAAGCGACGTCGTGACGGGCGATTTGCTTTAATCTCCCCGTGCTTCCCCGCGTGCATAAATATCGTCGAGGCGGATAATGTCATCTTCCTCCAGATAAAGGCCGGTCTGCACCTCAATCACAATCAAGGGTTCTGCGCCGAGATTTTCCAATCGGTGGGGCGTGCCAACGGGGATATAGATGCTTTCATTCGCTGAAATTGTCAGGATATCAGCGTCACGCGTCACGGTCGCCGTTCCGCTGACAACCACCCAGTGCTCCGCACGATGCTGATGCTTCTGGAGTGACAGTTTTCCGCGCGGATGCACGACGATCTGCTTGACCTGAAACGCCTCCCCTCTCGCAAGAGACGTATAATGCCCCCAGGGGCGATAGATCTTCCTGTGCGATGTGGCGGCGCGATGGCCCAGGGATTCGAGCTTTTTAACAATCTTCCGGACTTCCTGCCCCTGGCCCCGCCTTGTCACCATCACCGCGTCCTCTGTGGCGACAACCATCGTATCCTCCATCCCGGCAAGGGCGATCAGAGGGCCATCCGTCTGGACAAGGCAATCGCGGGAGTTGTCAAGGATGACGTCGCCGCGCGTGGCGTTGCCCGCCGCGTCCTTATCTTGCGCTTCCCAGACAGCGTCCCAACTCCCAATATCCGACCAGCCGAAATGGCTTTTGACAACGGCGGCACATTCCGTTTTCTCCGCAATGGCATAATCGACGGAAATCGAGGGGCAGCGCGCGAATGCTTCGGCATCCAGACGCTCAAAATCAAGGTCGCGCGTGCGGCCCCGCACCGCAGATTCCGTCGCCGCCCCGATGGCCGGGGCGTGGCGCTGAATTTCCCGGATGAATGTGGCCGCGCTCGTGACAAACATGCCGGAATTCCAGAGTACGTGACCGGTGCGGATCAACGCCTCTGCCGCGTCGCGGGTCGGTTTTTCGATAAAGCGCCGCACGTGAAAAACGGCGCCATTTTTTTCAGAAGCGTGTATCGAAAGGGGTGTGCCCGTCTCAATGTATCCGTAACCTGTCTCCGGATGCTCCGGCGTGATACCGAATGTGGCGATATAGCCTTGCCGCGCCGCTTTAACGGCCAGGTCGAGGCTTTCTTTCAGGGCTTTCTCATCACGGATCAGGGCATCGGCGGCCATCACCCACATGATGGTGTTCGGATCTTCTTCCGCAAGGAGGAAAGCGGCGGCGGCAATGGCCGGGCCGGAATTGCGCGCCTTCGGCTCAAGCACAATGCGCGATGACGTGATGCCGATCTGACGCATCTGTTCCGCCACGATGAAGCGATGTTCGGCATTGCAGATGATCAATGGCGCGGCGTCACGCACCGCCCGCCCGCGCAGGACGGTTTGCTGTATCAGGGTTTGCTGCGAGATGAGGGGCCAGAATTGCTTCGGGAAAGTTTGTCGGGAAACAGGCCATAAACGTGTCCCGGAACCGCCGGAGAGTACAACAGGTATGATCTTCTGAGACATTTATTTCGCTGATGACCTCCGAGCAGGACTGACCATCCGTGATTTGACACGGTTCAACGGGCGGACGTCAATATCCCCGGAAACTCAACGTGGCAGGCACCGTGCCGGCTATCCGGCCTCAGGGCTCATAGAGCATTGGCACCACGGCGACGATCAGCAGCAGACCCATGGCAATATTGAA
This genomic stretch from Candidatus Kirkpatrickella diaphorinae harbors:
- a CDS encoding multidrug effflux MFS transporter; the protein is MPSLFNHAARRAILPNRKIEAVKREDTVSSLVHVERTRQFSTAQITLMGLIFTVGPISTDMYLPAFPQIEHDLGQLPGSAQLTLTCWFVGLALGQFCLGPLSDRFGRLRPLQIGLCVYIVATIILAMTHHYGAFCLMRFISALGGAICSVAPRAIVRDVATGREAVKLMSQLTLVFGVGPILAPSLGSLLLALGHWRLIFWACVIAASLLLLGSFYIMRETLPPERRFAIMPSEVLQRYLSLLREPVFLSTTLLTSFCSFVMFAYLANAPQLFEHILAFTPREFAIFFGVNAGGFILATQINGRLARRFSYVRVMEAGIFLCLFSALALLAASESHLVGTHNPWPVCVTLVATTFFLGFISPNAGVMALAHHGHQAGAAAALLGTLNFGLGGSSGILMAFLNPQKVSSTAIGMLVGVTAILLCDVVRRRALKVNPLPMHEI
- a CDS encoding alpha/beta hydrolase is translated as MIRLVSKLLALTAAFYAAIIGYFYMKQSTFVFPASHDALSDPVAVGPDFRQDKLVTSDGLELAAWYHPPRDHGPVILYFHGNAGTLVRRSDRFATFAKMGYGVFAPEYRGYATNPGKPSEVKLASDAVSAYGHLREKGVKSANIVVVGESLGTYLATYVAAHCPVGALTLDSPFTSVADVGAERFPFLPVRTLITDRMETQGLIGRVNAPLLVMYSVQDRTVPPSQAQQVFRSANGSKHLFVARRGGHSSVLENGGFDAMKNFIAALNP
- the odhB gene encoding 2-oxoglutarate dehydrogenase complex dihydrolipoyllysine-residue succinyltransferase, which codes for MTVEIRVPVLGESVVSATVTRWLKQPGDTVMRDEPIAELETDKISIDVPAPCGGVLKTVSVAAGDDVQVGAILGHMEGQDGLSLSPRSQQAQNGTEKASTAHAAPPSHSESTGDAGRPPAGKAPLPAAEKMMKAHDVAAEAVDTGTGKDGRITKADVISHLDKTQGQISPAQSSNAVPQAASLPRAEAVSRPVEIDVTPVRDPVMGREERVPMSRLRQTIARRLKDAQNTAAILTTFNEIDMSVARDLRDTYRGTFEKKHGVKLGYMSFFARAVIKALETFPVLNAEIVGNDIIYRQDINLGIAVGSKRGLVVPVIRHANELGFAELERKIKDYGQRARDGNLKLHELAEGTFTITNGGVFGSLLSTPILNTPQSGILGMHVIQDRPIAVNGQVVIRPMMNVALSYDHRIVDGREAVSFLVRVKELVEDPHCLLLDI
- the lpdA gene encoding dihydrolipoyl dehydrogenase; translated protein: MARVQEKGTEADVKKPSATTPGLHEEFDVTVIGAGPGGYICAVRAAQLGLKVLCVDKRKEAGGTCLNVGCIPSKALLHATERLVEARDLFPRMGIQCGEVKADLAAMMANKDRIVSETVKGVAFLFKKYQVTFRTGHASIKSPDCIVLDGEEVRTKRIVIATGSAPATLGGIEIDEKQIVTSTGALKLPHVPRHLIIVGAGVIGLELGSVWRRLGADVTIVEFADHIAPGFDRDMSKQLARSLQKLGINFRLNTKVTQVDKRADGLTVRVSPSDATGAEGEEALSCDTLLVATGRRPVTEGLGLEALDIKRDQRGHIIIDENFNTSCPGIYAIGDVVPGPMLAHKAEEEGYALANHLAGHPHHIRRDLIPGVIYTHPEVAMVGATEESLKAQNATYRVGTYPFMANGRARANCDTEGSVKILTCERTDTLLGIHIIGPSAGELIAEPALAMNFGASAEDIALSCHAHPTLSEAVKEAALAAFDRPLNL